The following proteins are co-located in the Brevibacillus laterosporus DSM 25 genome:
- a CDS encoding nitroreductase family protein — translation MNTATFETLVEVMKARHSVRKYETGVEIPRSELNEILELAASAPSSWNLQHWRFLVVTNQEKKEKLLPLAYNQQQVVDASAVIIVLGDVKADLAVRDIYGKALQDGLINQQVFDIMVNQVEGAYASNAEIGIKEAILNASLASMQLMLAAKAKGYDTCPMGGIDRDGIVKECNIPERYYPVMMLTLGKASTPAHPTGRLPLSEVVINESF, via the coding sequence ATGAATACGGCAACATTTGAAACACTTGTTGAGGTAATGAAAGCACGTCATAGTGTTCGCAAATACGAAACTGGTGTGGAAATTCCCCGTTCCGAGCTTAATGAAATTCTGGAACTAGCTGCATCCGCTCCTTCCTCTTGGAACCTGCAACATTGGCGTTTCCTAGTGGTTACAAATCAAGAGAAAAAAGAAAAGTTGCTCCCACTTGCTTATAATCAACAACAAGTAGTAGATGCTTCTGCGGTCATTATCGTTCTAGGTGATGTTAAAGCAGATCTAGCTGTTCGCGATATCTACGGAAAAGCTCTACAGGATGGTTTAATCAACCAACAAGTGTTTGATATCATGGTTAACCAAGTAGAAGGCGCTTATGCAAGCAACGCTGAGATTGGTATAAAGGAAGCTATTTTGAATGCCTCTCTTGCTTCCATGCAATTAATGCTTGCAGCAAAAGCAAAAGGCTATGATACATGCCCAATGGGTGGAATTGATCGTGATGGTATTGTGAAAGAATGCAACATTCCAGAGCGCTATTACCCGGTCATGATGCTTACACTGGGAAAAGCCAGCACTCCTGCCCATCCTACTGGTCGCTTGCCTCTTAGTGAAGTCGTTATTAATGAAAGCTTTTAA
- the tyrS gene encoding tyrosine--tRNA ligase yields the protein MDIIQELESRGLIYQSTDKEELTKRLQQGKLTLYTGFDPTADSLHIGHLLPILTLRRFQQAGHQPIALVGGGTGMIGDPSGRSTERSLNTEEVVKGYSDKLKSQLERFLDFDRDGNPAIMANNYDWLGQLTLIEFLRDIGKHFSINYMLAKDSVSARLENGISFTEFSYMIMQAYDFWKLNQTHNCELQMGGSDQWGNITAGTEFIRRANQNDENQTEAKKVFGLTLPLVLKSDGTKFGKTAGGAVWLDASKTSPYKFYQFWLNTDDRDVVKFLKYFTFLSMEELNALENAVATEPEKREAQRTLAREVTSLVHGEAAMKRAEEISVSLFNGGLKELTPAEIADSFSDVPSTTLEDGELTMVDVLVQVGAAKSKRESREYLNNNAITVNDVRFTDLETKLADIERLGGQYLVIRRGKKNYYLVEYKG from the coding sequence ATGGATATTATTCAAGAGCTGGAAAGCAGAGGGCTGATCTACCAATCAACAGATAAAGAAGAGCTCACAAAGCGTCTTCAACAAGGTAAGCTCACACTGTATACGGGCTTTGACCCAACTGCTGATAGCTTACATATTGGGCACCTACTTCCCATTCTCACCTTACGCCGTTTTCAACAGGCAGGTCATCAACCAATAGCCCTTGTAGGTGGGGGCACAGGTATGATTGGTGATCCGAGCGGTCGTTCTACAGAGCGTTCATTGAACACAGAAGAGGTTGTAAAAGGCTATTCTGACAAACTAAAAAGCCAATTAGAACGTTTTTTAGATTTTGATCGTGATGGTAATCCAGCGATCATGGCTAACAACTATGATTGGTTAGGGCAGCTGACTCTAATTGAATTCCTACGTGATATTGGGAAACATTTTTCGATTAATTATATGCTCGCAAAGGATTCTGTAAGTGCGCGTTTGGAAAACGGAATCTCTTTCACTGAGTTTAGCTATATGATTATGCAAGCGTACGATTTCTGGAAATTAAACCAAACTCATAATTGTGAATTGCAAATGGGTGGTAGTGACCAGTGGGGAAATATCACAGCTGGTACAGAATTCATTCGACGTGCGAACCAGAATGATGAAAATCAGACGGAAGCTAAAAAAGTATTTGGTTTGACGCTCCCATTGGTTCTTAAGAGCGATGGTACCAAATTTGGTAAAACAGCAGGTGGAGCAGTATGGTTAGATGCTAGCAAGACCTCTCCATATAAATTCTATCAATTCTGGTTGAATACTGATGATCGTGATGTTGTGAAGTTCTTAAAATACTTTACGTTCCTAAGCATGGAAGAGTTGAATGCGTTAGAAAATGCTGTAGCTACTGAACCAGAAAAACGTGAAGCACAACGTACCTTGGCTCGTGAAGTAACCAGTTTGGTTCATGGGGAAGCAGCAATGAAACGTGCGGAAGAAATCTCTGTTTCTTTGTTTAACGGGGGACTAAAAGAGCTAACCCCAGCTGAAATTGCTGATAGCTTTAGCGATGTGCCATCTACTACTCTAGAGGATGGAGAGCTAACAATGGTAGATGTACTTGTCCAAGTAGGCGCAGCTAAATCTAAACGTGAATCTCGCGAATATCTGAACAACAATGCCATTACGGTAAATGATGTTCGCTTCACTGATTTAGAAACTAAACTAGCTGATATCGAGCGTCTGGGCGGTCAATACTTGGTCATTCGCCGCGGTAAGAAAAACTACTACCTCGTTGAATACAAAGGATAG
- a CDS encoding D-glucuronyl C5-epimerase family protein, with protein MTKKKWIQALSGMLLLTCLAPSHHVKGVDQQQGLHATYTEQRTNQYNLQKKQIMFPNQDRYWIERIQSKPGAKQTKQKISLFIPGTRGEFRYLASNGAVPKWTKTTLQGNLPVHTGYIMTDQYSIILSKPHIYIPRTHNSIEVVPKNMNQIKIIAKKTYGGYNVSIEMPVESHMYGEVWALESFQPLIDWNTPNMELIWRSIDFEDRLRWSWDGFYDRTPTTYVPTGPNYFWRNPDNYFATSFVITEGSRAAQDLGWMMLHTILPNQNAKGYWPTAPKSTWLWDDYQIDAGFYDTRFNTDIAFLLLKAYQSYHDERFLQASMRYAEFFLQHSKQNHFQIERDGQVGILVSDYSHEKPHQITHTSLNHQLQEINYLYELYIQTKDDRFKELAEKMLWGIKLTRDAWVMPDSNLHYAYMPDGTMGLKDYPYLTYNDLVVVQRVLLIIQGWEDPDLAYLMQMKKQWMDANNVTGYRK; from the coding sequence TTGACAAAGAAAAAATGGATACAGGCGCTTTCTGGTATGCTTCTACTTACATGTTTAGCCCCGTCTCATCATGTGAAAGGGGTAGATCAACAGCAAGGCTTACACGCAACCTATACAGAACAGCGTACGAATCAGTATAATTTACAGAAAAAACAAATAATGTTCCCCAACCAAGATCGTTATTGGATCGAACGAATACAATCTAAACCAGGCGCAAAGCAAACCAAGCAAAAGATTTCCTTGTTTATTCCCGGAACGCGCGGAGAATTCCGCTATCTTGCAAGCAATGGGGCCGTACCCAAATGGACGAAAACAACTTTACAGGGAAACTTACCTGTACATACCGGGTATATTATGACAGATCAGTATTCAATCATTTTAAGTAAACCGCACATTTATATACCTAGGACACATAATTCCATCGAGGTTGTACCTAAAAATATGAATCAAATTAAGATAATTGCGAAAAAGACATATGGCGGCTACAACGTGAGTATTGAAATGCCTGTTGAATCTCATATGTATGGAGAAGTTTGGGCATTGGAATCTTTTCAACCATTAATTGACTGGAATACACCAAATATGGAGCTAATCTGGCGAAGTATTGATTTTGAAGACCGTCTACGCTGGAGCTGGGATGGTTTTTATGACCGGACACCAACTACATATGTTCCAACAGGACCCAATTATTTCTGGCGTAATCCAGATAACTATTTTGCTACCTCTTTTGTGATTACGGAAGGAAGTAGGGCAGCACAGGATCTTGGCTGGATGATGCTCCACACAATTTTGCCAAATCAAAATGCTAAGGGGTACTGGCCGACAGCTCCTAAATCAACATGGTTATGGGATGATTACCAAATCGATGCCGGATTTTATGACACACGATTTAATACTGATATTGCATTTTTATTACTAAAAGCGTACCAGTCTTATCATGATGAACGCTTTTTACAAGCAAGTATGCGGTATGCAGAGTTTTTCTTACAGCATAGTAAGCAAAATCATTTCCAGATTGAGCGAGATGGTCAAGTAGGCATATTGGTAAGTGATTATTCTCATGAAAAGCCACATCAAATAACTCATACCTCCTTGAACCATCAATTACAAGAGATAAATTATTTGTATGAGCTATATATCCAGACTAAAGATGATCGCTTCAAAGAACTTGCAGAGAAAATGCTCTGGGGGATTAAACTGACGAGGGATGCTTGGGTCATGCCAGATTCTAACTTACATTATGCGTATATGCCAGATGGTACGATGGGGCTCAAAGATTACCCATACTTAACGTATAATGACCTAGTTGTCGTTCAAAGGGTTCTTCTAATTATACAAGGTTGGGAAGATCCAGATTTAGCTTATCTGATGCAGATGAAAAAACAATGGATGGATGCAAATAATGTAACAGGCTATAGAAAATAA
- a CDS encoding response regulator, translating to MFRVIIIEDDPMVQELHRLFIQQVEGFTVIGVASNGSEGLSMIKELQPDLAIMDIFMPSQNGIETIKQLRSGDNPVEIIVITAAKDMETIQTMIRHGAFDYIMKPFKFERIKQALDNFRKYAKQTGEQSTMSQSELDSLLFGQTTRQEHQQQELPKGLNTLTMQQIKQFMVEQKQSMSAEEVAEHVGLARVTARRYLEHLERIQMVERDVQYGGVGRPVNRYLIKK from the coding sequence ATGTTTCGAGTCATTATTATCGAGGACGATCCCATGGTTCAGGAATTGCATCGCCTATTTATCCAGCAAGTAGAGGGATTTACGGTTATAGGGGTAGCTTCTAATGGATCAGAAGGACTTTCCATGATTAAAGAGCTACAGCCAGATTTGGCTATCATGGATATTTTCATGCCTTCCCAAAATGGTATAGAGACGATAAAACAATTGCGAAGTGGCGATAATCCAGTAGAGATAATCGTAATTACTGCCGCTAAAGACATGGAGACCATCCAGACCATGATTCGCCATGGTGCATTTGACTATATTATGAAACCGTTTAAATTTGAGCGTATAAAGCAAGCGCTGGATAATTTTCGTAAATATGCGAAACAGACAGGCGAACAATCCACAATGTCGCAATCGGAACTAGATTCACTTCTATTTGGGCAAACCACTAGACAGGAGCATCAGCAGCAAGAATTACCAAAAGGCTTAAATACGCTTACAATGCAACAAATTAAACAATTCATGGTTGAGCAAAAGCAGTCCATGTCAGCTGAGGAGGTAGCGGAGCATGTTGGCCTTGCACGTGTCACAGCAAGGCGTTACCTCGAGCATTTAGAACGTATTCAAATGGTGGAACGTGATGTGCAATATGGTGGGGTTGGCAGACCTGTTAATCGCTATTTAATTAAGAAATAG